The following coding sequences are from one Pasteurellaceae bacterium RH1A window:
- a CDS encoding DNA topoisomerase III (decatenates replicating daughter chromosomes), translating to MRLFIAEKPSLARAIADVLPKPHNRGEGFIQCGKDDVVTWCIGHLLEQAEPDAYDERFKLWRMEHLPIVPEQWKLIPKKNTLKQLKVVERLVKQADVLVNAGDPDREGQLLIDEVFSYLNLPAEKRNQIQRCLVSDLNPAAVQKAIEKLQNNRDFVPLATSALARARADWLYGINMTRAYTLQGRWAGYKGVLSVGRVQTPVLGLIVRRDLEIENFVPKDYFEVLAHILVPESQDRFTAQWQPSKACEDYQDEEGRVLSRGLAENVVKRITDQPATVTHYENKIEKEAAPLPYSLSVLQIDAARRYGLSAQAVLDICQKLYETHKLITYPRSDNRYLPNEHYADRFKVMGAIAHHLSEYADKPEVVDPNIKGRCWNDSKVEAHHAIIPTARQGSVQLTENERRIYQLIARQYLIQFCPEAEYRKGKIELEIAGGKFVASARNLIVAGWKALLGKEDSDEVLEPLLPVVKKGQVLHCEKGEIVEKKTQPPRHFTDATLLSAMTGIARFVQDKQLKKVLRETDGLGTEATRAGIIELLFKRGFLIKKGRTIHSTEAGRTLIFSLPESATLPDMTAHWEMQLTDISKKQATYQQFMWDLTQRLPGLLHSPNRQVLQNLAKIQPLAGQKTTKYRKSDQKKGE from the coding sequence ATGCGTCTCTTTATTGCCGAAAAACCCAGTCTGGCCCGTGCCATTGCCGATGTCCTGCCCAAGCCCCATAACCGTGGGGAAGGCTTTATTCAATGCGGCAAGGACGATGTGGTGACCTGGTGTATCGGCCACCTGCTGGAACAGGCGGAACCAGACGCTTACGATGAACGCTTTAAGCTCTGGCGAATGGAGCACTTGCCCATTGTGCCAGAACAGTGGAAGCTCATTCCCAAGAAAAATACCCTCAAGCAACTGAAAGTAGTCGAGCGTTTGGTCAAGCAGGCGGATGTGCTGGTCAATGCAGGTGACCCGGATCGTGAAGGGCAGCTCTTGATCGATGAAGTTTTTAGCTACCTCAATCTGCCAGCCGAGAAACGCAACCAAATTCAACGCTGTTTGGTCAGTGATCTCAACCCAGCTGCCGTGCAAAAGGCCATCGAAAAATTGCAAAATAATCGGGATTTTGTCCCGCTTGCAACCTCTGCTCTAGCACGTGCTCGGGCCGATTGGCTTTATGGCATCAATATGACTCGGGCTTATACCCTGCAAGGCCGATGGGCGGGCTACAAGGGCGTGCTGTCGGTTGGGCGGGTGCAAACGCCTGTGCTAGGCCTGATTGTGCGGCGAGACTTGGAAATTGAGAACTTCGTGCCCAAGGATTATTTCGAGGTGCTGGCCCATATTTTAGTGCCTGAAAGCCAAGACCGCTTTACCGCCCAATGGCAGCCCAGTAAGGCCTGTGAGGACTATCAGGACGAAGAAGGGCGGGTGCTGTCACGTGGCCTGGCCGAAAATGTGGTCAAACGCATTACCGATCAGCCTGCCACTGTGACCCACTATGAAAATAAGATCGAAAAAGAGGCCGCTCCCCTGCCTTATTCTTTATCGGTCTTGCAGATCGACGCTGCCCGCCGTTATGGATTGTCGGCTCAAGCCGTGCTAGACATCTGCCAAAAGCTCTACGAAACCCACAAGCTCATCACCTACCCTCGTTCCGACAACCGCTATCTGCCCAATGAGCATTATGCCGATCGCTTTAAGGTGATGGGGGCCATTGCCCATCATTTGAGCGAATATGCTGACAAGCCTGAGGTGGTCGATCCCAACATCAAGGGGCGCTGCTGGAACGACAGCAAGGTTGAAGCCCACCATGCCATTATCCCAACCGCTCGCCAAGGTTCAGTACAACTGACCGAAAACGAACGGCGGATCTACCAGCTTATCGCCCGCCAATACCTGATTCAATTCTGCCCCGAGGCCGAATATCGCAAGGGCAAGATTGAGCTAGAGATTGCCGGCGGGAAATTTGTTGCTTCGGCTCGCAACTTGATTGTAGCTGGCTGGAAGGCCTTGCTGGGCAAGGAAGACAGCGATGAGGTGCTTGAGCCCCTCTTGCCAGTGGTCAAAAAGGGCCAGGTCTTGCACTGCGAAAAAGGGGAAATTGTCGAGAAGAAAACCCAACCGCCCCGCCATTTTACCGATGCTACGCTTTTGTCGGCCATGACAGGGATTGCCCGCTTTGTGCAGGATAAGCAACTGAAAAAAGTCCTGCGTGAAACGGACGGACTTGGCACAGAAGCCACCCGAGCCGGCATTATTGAATTGCTCTTTAAACGCGGATTCCTGATTAAAAAAGGCCGAACCATTCACAGCACTGAGGCCGGCAGAACCCTGATTTTCTCCCTGCCTGAAAGTGCCACCCTGCCGGATATGACCGCCCATTGGGAAATGCAGCTAACCGACATCAGCAAAAAACAAGCCACTTACCAGCAGTTTATGTGGGATCTGACCCAACGCCTGCCAGGTTTGTTGCACAGCCCCAATCGACAGGTTTTGCAAAATTTGGCCAAAATCCAACCGCTTGCAGGCCAGAAGACGACAAAATATCGCAAAAGCGACCAAAAAAAAGGCGAGTAA
- a CDS encoding heme iron utilization protein: MTTLKQQVADFLAENPHAITLDIAKQLQQPEGDILVNLPDQFVRVFPADKAQAILEDVPEWGTFTTIIEKEGSIFEIKDRFPTGTLGHGYYNLNMKDDQGAIHGHLKLDKVRQVAFVSLPFRGKESYNIAFIAHSGETIFKIYLGRDEKRQLFPEQVEKFKNYQ, encoded by the coding sequence ATGACCACTCTCAAACAGCAAGTCGCCGATTTTTTAGCTGAAAATCCCCATGCTATTACCCTTGATATAGCCAAGCAGCTCCAGCAGCCAGAGGGGGATATTCTGGTGAATCTGCCAGACCAATTTGTGCGGGTTTTCCCAGCCGATAAGGCCCAAGCCATTCTAGAAGATGTACCTGAATGGGGAACCTTTACCACCATTATTGAAAAGGAAGGCTCGATTTTTGAAATTAAGGATCGCTTCCCAACAGGCACGCTGGGACATGGTTATTACAACCTCAATATGAAGGACGACCAAGGTGCCATCCACGGCCACCTAAAATTAGATAAGGTTCGCCAAGTGGCCTTTGTTAGCCTGCCCTTCCGTGGCAAGGAAAGCTATAACATCGCTTTTATCGCCCATAGCGGTGAAACCATCTTCAAAATCTACCTAGGGCGGGATGAAAAACGCCAGCTCTTCCCAGAACAAGTCGAAAAATTTAAAAATTATCAATAG
- a CDS encoding heme utilization protein HutZ, producing MTDRQEVLQNRLGPQIQEMKEACKTIMLATLDEEGNPNVSYAPFVVHNGKYVVLISEIARHARNLQKVPKVSLMLIEDESQSRQIFARRRLSFDARASVWDKQSEEGQSALEALTARFGEMIPELAKNADFKVFAFEPKQGLFVKGFGQAFQVSPDDLVNFVHLQEGHKREEVGHKPEA from the coding sequence ATGACAGATCGTCAAGAAGTCTTACAAAACCGCCTAGGCCCACAAATTCAAGAAATGAAGGAGGCCTGCAAAACCATTATGTTGGCCACCCTAGATGAAGAGGGCAACCCAAATGTGAGCTACGCCCCCTTTGTGGTGCATAATGGAAAATATGTGGTCTTGATTTCTGAAATCGCCCGCCACGCTCGCAACCTACAAAAAGTGCCAAAAGTATCCCTAATGTTGATTGAAGATGAGAGCCAAAGCCGCCAAATCTTCGCTCGCCGCCGCTTAAGTTTTGACGCCAGGGCAAGCGTGTGGGACAAGCAGTCTGAAGAAGGCCAAAGTGCCTTAGAGGCCTTAACCGCCCGTTTTGGCGAGATGATCCCAGAGCTCGCCAAAAACGCCGACTTCAAAGTCTTCGCCTTTGAACCCAAGCAAGGCCTTTTCGTAAAAGGCTTCGGCCAAGCCTTCCAAGTCAGCCCAGATGACCTTGTGAACTTTGTTCACCTGCAAGAAGGCCATAAACGGGAAGAGGTTGGACATAAGCCTGAGGCCTAA
- a CDS encoding DNA internalization-related competence protein ComEC/Rec2, translating into MDRAVLGLVLGLLPILFLPEAGLKLAPWCLAGLALICLSLRKWLWMASCLLAAFAYLQVGLSLDEAKSIPQGRQNGLLTITRILKQEGYQTAIGQDEQGRQIYLNWQSDTPLKLHQTYKAELNLRPVSGRLNMGNFDRQKWYFANHIQAISTVKRAEMLASEAKPLRTQWLESVRGQTQGLPSQGLLLALAFGERAWLKATDWQLFQHTATAHLIAISGLHIALAFGFGFWLAKSVQWLLLRFQLLQAVGFSLFFTRIAGLALALGYSYLAGFALPTQRALMAICFLLLVQFLRRYYTPFQLWWRVVALLLVLDPLALLSDSFWLSILAVLSLIIWYRYFPLKHFCKISAQFPRLLASLVHLQVGILLVFAPVQFFFFEGSSPLAFVANLIIVPLYSFLLVPLVLLSLLTHNFLGSWQVADWLAQLSLGLLEPLSHHWWELSLYWQWQLLSLNLLTLLGLYYWINRKPAWPYLLILPLGFNLTFYLYERFQPQTQWISFDVGQGLAIGLRYGDKIVLFDTGASWGDNSMAKLEILPYLARKGLEVEAIFLSHDDNDHAGGVAHLLEKYPQARLISAGNIPYANKPPESCQAGLHWTFGPFQLKALYPQSQQLRAKNQDSCTLLADIHGYKILLTGDLGLEQERQIAHKIGKIDFLQVPHHGSKTSTSETLLNATQPHTAIISTGRFNPWRMPNQTVVKRLEKHKILQMNTARTGMVEVNFEPNGWEIRTARGKWGAWYGQFIE; encoded by the coding sequence TTGGATCGTGCTGTGCTTGGCCTGGTTTTAGGCCTTCTCCCCATCTTATTTCTGCCAGAGGCTGGCCTTAAACTTGCCCCCTGGTGCTTGGCTGGGCTTGCCTTGATTTGCTTAAGCCTGCGTAAGTGGTTATGGATGGCAAGCTGCTTGCTGGCCGCTTTTGCCTACCTGCAAGTTGGCCTAAGCCTTGATGAGGCCAAATCCATCCCCCAAGGCAGGCAAAACGGCCTGCTTACCATCACCCGTATCCTCAAGCAGGAGGGCTACCAAACGGCCATCGGGCAAGATGAACAGGGCAGGCAGATTTATCTCAATTGGCAGAGCGACACGCCTCTAAAACTCCATCAAACCTATAAAGCCGAACTTAACCTCCGCCCCGTGTCTGGCCGTTTGAATATGGGCAATTTCGACCGCCAAAAATGGTATTTTGCCAACCATATTCAGGCCATCAGCACGGTTAAAAGGGCGGAAATGCTGGCCAGTGAAGCTAAGCCCCTGCGCACCCAATGGCTGGAAAGTGTGAGAGGCCAAACCCAAGGCCTACCTAGCCAAGGCCTCCTCTTGGCTCTAGCCTTTGGGGAACGAGCCTGGCTCAAGGCCACCGACTGGCAACTTTTTCAACATACCGCCACTGCCCACTTAATCGCCATTTCAGGCCTGCATATCGCCCTGGCCTTCGGTTTTGGCTTTTGGTTGGCCAAGTCTGTTCAATGGCTCCTGCTTCGTTTTCAGCTTCTACAAGCGGTTGGTTTTTCCCTCTTTTTTACAAGAATAGCAGGGCTGGCCCTTGCTCTGGGTTACAGTTATCTGGCTGGCTTTGCCTTGCCCACCCAGCGAGCCTTAATGGCCATTTGTTTCCTACTGCTTGTTCAATTCTTGCGGCGTTATTACACACCTTTCCAGCTTTGGTGGCGGGTGGTAGCCCTGCTCTTGGTGCTAGACCCGCTGGCCCTCCTGTCTGATAGCTTTTGGCTATCCATTTTGGCCGTGCTCAGCCTGATTATTTGGTATCGCTACTTTCCCCTCAAACATTTTTGCAAAATTTCGGCCCAATTCCCCCGCTTGTTGGCCTCACTTGTGCACCTGCAAGTTGGGATCTTGCTAGTCTTTGCCCCCGTGCAGTTCTTCTTTTTTGAGGGCTCATCTCCCCTAGCCTTTGTAGCCAACCTTATCATTGTGCCCCTTTATAGTTTCTTATTGGTTCCCCTTGTCCTCTTGTCCCTGCTCACCCATAATTTTTTGGGTAGCTGGCAAGTGGCCGACTGGCTGGCCCAGCTGAGCCTAGGCCTGCTTGAGCCACTTTCTCATCACTGGTGGGAGCTAAGCCTTTACTGGCAATGGCAGCTCTTAAGCCTTAACCTCTTGACTTTACTGGGGCTTTATTATTGGATAAACCGCAAGCCCGCCTGGCCCTATCTGCTGATCTTGCCCCTGGGCTTTAATCTTACCTTTTATCTCTATGAAAGGTTCCAGCCCCAAACTCAATGGATCAGTTTTGATGTCGGCCAAGGCCTGGCCATAGGCTTGCGTTATGGGGATAAGATAGTGCTTTTTGATACGGGAGCCAGCTGGGGGGATAATTCCATGGCCAAGTTAGAAATCCTGCCCTATTTGGCCCGCAAGGGGCTAGAAGTGGAGGCCATTTTCCTCTCCCATGATGACAATGATCACGCAGGCGGGGTGGCGCATTTGCTAGAAAAATATCCCCAGGCTCGGCTGATTTCTGCCGGCAACATTCCTTATGCCAACAAGCCGCCTGAAAGCTGTCAGGCAGGCCTGCATTGGACTTTCGGCCCTTTCCAGCTCAAGGCCCTTTACCCTCAAAGCCAGCAGCTTAGGGCCAAAAATCAGGATTCCTGCACCCTCTTGGCCGATATTCACGGCTATAAAATCCTCTTAACGGGCGATTTGGGCCTGGAGCAAGAGCGGCAAATCGCCCACAAAATAGGCAAAATAGACTTCCTACAAGTCCCCCACCACGGCAGCAAAACCAGCACCAGTGAAACCTTGCTGAATGCAACGCAACCCCATACCGCCATTATTTCTACCGGCCGCTTTAACCCCTGGAGAATGCCCAATCAGACCGTGGTCAAGCGGTTGGAAAAACATAAAATCTTGCAAATGAACACGGCCAGAACAGGCATGGTGGAGGTGAACTTTGAACCCAATGGCTGGGAAATCCGCACCGCACGGGGGAAATGGGGGGCTTGGTATGGGCAGTTTATTGAATAA